In a single window of the Veillonella sp. genome:
- the cybH gene encoding Ni/Fe-hydrogenase, b-type cytochrome subunit: MLIHTDKKAYVVFSLWLRIFHWTMVLSVTALFWTGLYIGDPGFSAITGNPEPTFAIDGWFSMETMRRIHFIAGVILTFSFIFRFAGALWNRGDRLLPKFRQKRYWYGLKETTLHYLMIPQKHEHHWLRNSLARTAYMMVYIMFFFEILTGFTMYSMVDPNGILGTLFAPVVTLFGGEYKVHIIHHYIAWGFLFFTIVHVYMAFREDVMEESGEVSAMVSGMKYYAHDPIDIEDLNGKRRRGERIDKPSGTTYRPSDPNDPRERELQEND, from the coding sequence ATGTTAATACATACTGACAAAAAGGCGTATGTCGTATTTAGTCTATGGCTGCGCATATTCCACTGGACTATGGTGCTAAGCGTAACTGCATTATTCTGGACAGGTTTATATATCGGTGACCCAGGATTTTCAGCTATCACAGGTAATCCAGAGCCAACCTTTGCTATTGATGGCTGGTTCTCTATGGAAACCATGCGTCGTATCCATTTCATTGCAGGGGTTATCTTAACATTCTCCTTTATCTTCCGATTTGCTGGTGCTCTTTGGAATCGAGGAGACAGATTATTACCTAAATTCCGCCAAAAACGGTATTGGTATGGTCTTAAAGAAACTACATTGCACTATTTGATGATTCCTCAAAAGCATGAACATCATTGGCTTCGTAACTCCTTAGCGAGAACTGCGTACATGATGGTGTACATTATGTTCTTCTTTGAAATCTTAACAGGTTTTACAATGTATTCAATGGTTGATCCTAATGGTATTTTAGGAACTTTATTTGCTCCAGTTGTTACACTATTTGGTGGTGAATACAAGGTTCATATTATCCATCACTATATTGCTTGGGGCTTCTTGTTCTTCACTATTGTTCATGTGTACATGGCATTCCGAGAAGACGTTATGGAAGAATCTGGCGAAGTATCTGCCATGGTTTCTGGTATGAAGTATTATGCGCATGACCCAATCGATATTGAAGACCTCAATGGCAAACGCCGTCGTGGTGAACGTATCGATAAACCATCTGGTACAACATATCGTCCAAGTGATCCTAACGATCCTAGAGAAAGAGAATTACAAGAAAATGACTAA
- a CDS encoding nickel-dependent hydrogenase large subunit, with the protein MKRVVVDPISRIEGHLRVEIKVDEASGKVEDALSSGTAWRGIELVAKDRDPRDLWAFVQRICGVCTSTHALAALRAVEDAIGITIPKNANYIRNIMHSCLDVHDHIVHFYHLHALDWVSPVAALSADPAKTAQLQNDVLNTYNVSGLAPAETASKDSAYPKEFPKATAAYFTAVQQKVKKIVESGQLGIFSAQWWDHPDYNLLPPEVHLMAVSHYLNILDRQRDIVIPHVVFGGKNPHPHYIVGGMPCSISMNDMNAPINTQRLAAVEQSIALAKDLVDNFYVPDLLAIGKMYVEKGMIDGGGLAKKRVMSYGDYPDDTYSGISNGDYHKKCVVRSNGVVENFALGVDKATFIPLEGKDFMDPQYLSEEVDHSWFTYPDGKSSLHPIEGVTDPKFTGPKSGTKEKWEFLDEDKKYSWIKSPTFKGKTAEVGPLAKYIVVYTKVKQGIIKDPTWAESMIVRQIDTVSQVLGVPAHVWMTTMVGRTACRGLDAQVAANMSQYFFDKLVANIKNGDTTVADMTKFEPKTWDKDAKGVGLVDAPRGGLGHWIHIKDGRSANYQCIVPSTWNACPKTAANEHGAYEDSMIDTHVKIADKPLEILKVIHSFDPCLACATHLYNKKGEKIVSVNTDALCK; encoded by the coding sequence ATGAAACGCGTAGTAGTAGATCCGATTTCCCGTATTGAAGGTCACTTACGGGTAGAAATAAAAGTTGATGAAGCGAGTGGTAAAGTAGAGGACGCATTGTCTTCTGGTACTGCTTGGCGCGGTATCGAACTTGTTGCTAAAGATCGCGATCCTCGTGACCTTTGGGCGTTCGTGCAACGTATTTGTGGCGTATGTACTTCAACACATGCTTTGGCGGCATTACGTGCTGTAGAGGATGCGATTGGCATTACGATTCCTAAAAATGCAAACTACATTCGTAATATCATGCATAGTTGTTTAGATGTACATGACCATATTGTTCACTTCTATCATTTGCATGCTCTTGACTGGGTTAGCCCTGTAGCAGCTCTTAGTGCAGATCCAGCTAAAACCGCACAATTACAAAACGATGTATTAAATACTTATAATGTAAGTGGTTTAGCACCAGCTGAAACTGCGTCTAAAGACTCAGCATATCCTAAAGAGTTCCCTAAAGCTACAGCTGCTTATTTTACAGCTGTACAACAAAAGGTTAAGAAAATCGTAGAATCTGGTCAGTTGGGTATTTTCTCCGCTCAATGGTGGGATCATCCTGATTATAATTTGTTGCCACCAGAGGTTCATTTAATGGCCGTATCCCATTACTTGAATATTCTTGACCGTCAACGTGATATCGTAATTCCTCACGTTGTATTCGGTGGTAAAAACCCTCATCCACATTACATCGTTGGTGGTATGCCATGTTCTATCTCTATGAATGATATGAATGCGCCTATCAATACACAACGTCTTGCTGCAGTAGAGCAATCTATTGCATTAGCTAAAGACTTAGTTGATAATTTCTACGTGCCAGATCTATTAGCTATCGGCAAAATGTATGTAGAAAAAGGCATGATTGATGGCGGTGGCCTTGCGAAAAAACGCGTTATGTCCTACGGTGACTATCCAGATGATACATATTCTGGCATTTCTAATGGCGACTACCATAAAAAATGTGTTGTTCGTTCTAATGGCGTAGTTGAAAACTTCGCATTAGGCGTAGATAAAGCTACATTTATTCCATTGGAAGGTAAAGACTTCATGGATCCTCAATACCTCAGTGAAGAGGTTGATCACTCCTGGTTCACATATCCAGATGGTAAAAGCTCTCTTCATCCTATCGAAGGTGTTACCGATCCTAAGTTTACAGGCCCTAAATCTGGTACAAAAGAAAAATGGGAATTCCTTGATGAAGATAAAAAATATTCTTGGATTAAATCCCCAACTTTCAAAGGCAAAACTGCAGAAGTTGGCCCATTAGCAAAATATATCGTTGTATATACAAAAGTAAAACAAGGTATCATTAAAGACCCAACTTGGGCAGAATCTATGATTGTTCGTCAAATCGATACAGTATCTCAAGTACTTGGCGTTCCTGCTCACGTATGGATGACTACAATGGTTGGTCGTACAGCATGTCGTGGCCTTGATGCACAAGTAGCAGCAAATATGAGTCAATACTTCTTTGATAAACTTGTTGCTAACATCAAGAATGGCGATACTACAGTGGCTGATATGACTAAGTTTGAGCCAAAGACATGGGATAAAGATGCTAAAGGCGTTGGCCTTGTAGATGCTCCTCGTGGTGGTTTGGGCCACTGGATTCACATTAAAGATGGCCGCTCTGCAAACTATCAATGTATCGTACCATCTACATGGAATGCATGTCCTAAGACTGCAGCAAATGAACATGGTGCCTACGAAGATTCCATGATTGATACACATGTAAAAATTGCAGATAAACCACTTGAAATCTTGAAGGTAATTCACTCCTTTGATCCATGTCTCGCATGTGCAACCCATTTATACAATAAAAAAGGCGAAAAAATTGTTTCCGTCAATACAGATGCATTGTGTAAATAA
- a CDS encoding hydrogenase small subunit: MKNRINSLWTLFQERRLSRRTFMKSCVALTAILGLPPTMLDTVVKAAETTELPTVIWLHGHECTGCSESFIRSSSPFTSDVILNMISLEYDDTLAAASGAPLEEHLEKIIKEKAGKYILAVEGGVPLDENGVYCTVGGRTFKESLLEAAKGAAAIIEYGSCASWGGIQAAKPNPTNTVSVSSVVSGKPIIKVPGCPPIPEVMTGVIMHYALFGQIPPLDSQGRPKQFYGNRIHDTCYRRAFFDSGLFVEKFDDDASKSGWCLYKVGCRGPQTYNSCGNLRWWNGLSYPIQSGHGCIGCSEKGFWDNDVFYKRLPDIPLANTITTADTIGTVAAVGATAAVIVHGAATLTRNKILDMKEEKRLKEQGLWDEKKHNNGGGH; encoded by the coding sequence GTGAAGAATCGTATAAACAGTTTATGGACACTCTTCCAAGAGCGACGTTTGAGTCGACGCACATTTATGAAATCCTGTGTAGCACTCACCGCTATTTTAGGTTTGCCACCAACGATGTTAGACACCGTTGTTAAGGCTGCTGAAACAACTGAATTGCCTACGGTAATTTGGCTACATGGTCATGAATGTACTGGTTGTAGTGAGTCCTTTATTCGCTCATCTTCTCCATTTACATCTGATGTAATTTTGAATATGATTTCTCTTGAATATGATGATACCTTGGCGGCTGCATCTGGTGCACCATTAGAGGAACATTTAGAAAAAATCATCAAAGAAAAAGCAGGCAAATACATCTTGGCGGTTGAAGGTGGTGTTCCACTTGATGAAAATGGTGTTTACTGTACAGTAGGTGGTCGCACATTTAAAGAATCCTTATTAGAAGCGGCTAAAGGTGCAGCAGCAATCATCGAATATGGCTCTTGTGCATCTTGGGGCGGTATTCAAGCGGCTAAACCAAATCCAACAAATACAGTATCTGTATCTTCTGTTGTATCTGGCAAACCTATTATCAAAGTTCCTGGGTGCCCTCCAATTCCAGAGGTTATGACTGGTGTAATCATGCATTATGCATTATTTGGTCAAATTCCACCTCTTGATTCTCAAGGCCGTCCTAAACAATTTTATGGCAATCGTATTCACGACACATGCTACCGCCGTGCCTTCTTTGACTCTGGTCTCTTCGTTGAAAAATTCGACGACGATGCATCCAAATCTGGTTGGTGCTTGTATAAAGTAGGTTGTCGTGGACCTCAAACATATAATTCTTGTGGTAACTTACGTTGGTGGAATGGTTTGTCCTATCCAATTCAATCCGGTCACGGCTGTATTGGTTGCTCTGAAAAGGGCTTCTGGGATAATGACGTATTCTACAAACGTTTACCAGATATTCCATTGGCTAATACCATCACAACTGCTGATACAATCGGTACAGTAGCTGCTGTTGGTGCTACTGCAGCAGTTATCGTTCATGGTGCTGCAACTCTTACGCGTAATAAAATTCTTGATATGAAAGAAGAAAAACGCTTAAAAGAACAAGGCTTATGGGATGAAAAGAAACATAATAATGGAGGAGGTCACTAA
- a CDS encoding co-chaperone YbbN, with translation MAITAITSVQEFDEKVLGSKGLAIVDFWAAWCEPCTVMRPEVEAVAERLKGQVEFFSVDAEDKNLRGILLKEDIDGIPSMVFFRDGKMLDSLVGYKKADVLESLIKEVI, from the coding sequence ATGGCAATTACAGCGATTACTAGTGTACAAGAATTTGATGAAAAAGTACTTGGCTCTAAAGGTTTAGCTATTGTTGATTTCTGGGCTGCCTGGTGCGAACCTTGCACTGTTATGCGTCCAGAAGTAGAAGCAGTAGCTGAACGTTTAAAAGGACAAGTAGAGTTCTTTAGTGTTGATGCAGAAGATAAAAATCTTCGTGGTATTTTGTTGAAAGAAGATATTGATGGTATTCCATCTATGGTATTCTTCCGTGATGGCAAAATGCTTGATTCCCTTGTGGGTTACAAGAAAGCTGATGTGCTTGAGTCCCTAATCAAGGAAGTTATCTAA
- a CDS encoding Nif3-like dinuclear metal center hexameric protein has protein sequence MTTVQQVITLMEQLAPRSYAESWDNVGLMVGDRNAMVTGVLTTLDVTEETISYAIEHDCNLIISHHPLIFKGLKQLSCDTTQGRMIHKLIQHKIAVYSAHTNLDIAPGGLNDMLAERLGLIDVKGFIKTGEDALYKLTTFVPENAADAVRHAMGAAGAGKIGNYEHCSFSIHGEGRFIGNAASNPVIGEAGALTVATEVQVNAVVDGTHLSQVVEAMKESHPYEEVAYEVVSLAEPKGSIQYLGRIGRLPNALNLDTFREWVQEALPDANIRFAGVAPQEIQSIALCSGAGAEFIKDAARLHVDAYITGDVKYHDAQLAKELGLLVVDAGHFGTESIVARGLCDYLLSQDVPVPVKAFTEQNDFFFL, from the coding sequence ATGACAACTGTTCAACAAGTCATTACCTTAATGGAACAATTAGCACCTCGATCCTATGCCGAATCTTGGGATAATGTAGGACTTATGGTAGGCGATAGAAACGCTATGGTTACAGGTGTATTAACTACATTAGATGTAACAGAGGAAACCATTTCGTATGCCATTGAACATGACTGTAATTTAATCATTAGTCATCACCCGTTAATTTTTAAAGGATTAAAACAATTATCTTGTGATACGACTCAAGGTCGCATGATTCATAAATTGATTCAACATAAGATTGCCGTATACAGTGCCCATACGAATCTTGATATTGCACCTGGTGGCTTAAACGATATGTTGGCAGAACGATTAGGTCTTATAGATGTTAAGGGCTTTATCAAAACCGGTGAAGATGCGCTATATAAATTAACTACATTTGTACCTGAAAATGCAGCTGATGCGGTTCGTCATGCTATGGGTGCTGCTGGTGCAGGTAAAATTGGTAATTATGAGCATTGTAGCTTTAGTATTCATGGTGAAGGTCGCTTCATTGGTAACGCAGCTTCTAATCCTGTTATCGGTGAAGCTGGTGCTTTAACGGTGGCAACTGAGGTACAAGTGAATGCTGTCGTTGATGGTACACATTTAAGCCAAGTTGTAGAGGCAATGAAAGAGTCCCATCCTTATGAAGAGGTAGCTTATGAAGTAGTATCCTTGGCTGAGCCAAAGGGTTCAATTCAATATTTAGGCCGTATTGGTCGATTACCAAATGCACTTAATTTAGATACATTCCGTGAATGGGTTCAGGAAGCTTTACCAGACGCTAATATACGTTTTGCTGGGGTAGCTCCTCAAGAAATACAATCTATAGCACTCTGCTCTGGTGCTGGCGCAGAATTTATTAAGGATGCAGCTCGTCTACATGTGGATGCATATATTACAGGCGATGTGAAATATCATGATGCCCAATTGGCTAAAGAGCTGGGATTGCTCGTAGTTGATGCGGGACATTTTGGCACAGAATCTATTGTTGCGAGAGGCTTATGTGACTATTTACTTAGTCAAGATGTACCTGTTCCTGTGAAAGCTTTTACAGAACAGAATGATTTCTTTTTCTTATAA
- a CDS encoding tRNA (adenine(22)-N(1))-methyltransferase TrmK — protein sequence MEPRPMMDRLEAVFSIVPKARAIADIGTDHGYLAVELINRNRADFVIAGDVHKGPLESAKEYVQSCGLSSKIDCRLGDGLKVTEKGELNGAICCGMGGYLMRDIVDAGPEPLEFYVLQPQNGQKELRQYMVQKGYIIVLEIIVEDAGKLYTAFLAVRNDQVEAYTGMAEYVDVYQSLPEDSLLWSVGALLEQERPPLWSKYIEYLIYQRQCALDGMTEKLSHTDKYRDLEREVEFLRSLLGNK from the coding sequence ATGGAACCTAGACCTATGATGGATCGCTTAGAGGCGGTTTTTTCGATTGTGCCAAAGGCTCGTGCAATAGCTGATATTGGTACTGATCATGGATACTTAGCAGTAGAACTTATCAACCGTAATCGTGCTGATTTTGTTATAGCCGGTGATGTACATAAAGGCCCTTTAGAGTCTGCAAAGGAATATGTTCAGTCTTGTGGTTTAAGCTCTAAAATTGATTGTCGATTAGGGGATGGACTAAAGGTTACGGAGAAGGGCGAATTAAATGGCGCCATTTGCTGTGGTATGGGGGGATACCTCATGCGCGATATTGTAGATGCAGGGCCGGAGCCGTTGGAGTTTTACGTATTACAACCGCAGAATGGGCAAAAAGAATTGCGTCAGTATATGGTGCAAAAAGGCTATATTATTGTTCTTGAAATTATCGTAGAAGATGCAGGAAAATTATATACCGCATTTTTGGCTGTTCGTAATGATCAGGTAGAAGCGTATACGGGCATGGCTGAATATGTAGATGTGTATCAATCATTACCAGAGGATTCTTTGCTGTGGTCAGTAGGGGCTCTTCTTGAACAAGAACGTCCACCTCTTTGGTCGAAATATATTGAGTATTTAATATATCAACGACAATGTGCCTTAGATGGTATGACAGAGAAATTGAGTCATACTGATAAATATCGGGATTTAGAGCGCGAAGTCGAATTTCTTCGCAGTCTTTTAGGAAATAAATAG
- the folE gene encoding GTP cyclohydrolase I FolE codes for MDTEKIESLVYQLLEALGEDPNREGLVETPKRVAQMMAEVYEGIQYTNAEIAEMYGKTFEVDTNQMVVVKDITCFSHCEHHMALMYDMSISIGYIPKGRVIGLSKIPRIAEMCCKRLQLQEKIGEDIGEVISLATGSEDVIVHITSSHSCMSARGIKSTDSQTTTLATKGVFNEDNMIHRFMLMKQS; via the coding sequence ATGGATACAGAAAAAATAGAATCACTTGTATATCAATTGCTAGAAGCCTTGGGGGAGGACCCTAATCGTGAAGGTTTAGTAGAAACGCCTAAGCGCGTAGCTCAAATGATGGCAGAGGTATACGAAGGGATTCAGTATACGAATGCTGAGATTGCAGAAATGTATGGTAAGACCTTTGAAGTTGATACAAATCAAATGGTTGTAGTAAAGGATATTACTTGTTTTTCCCATTGCGAACACCATATGGCTTTGATGTATGATATGAGTATTAGCATTGGCTATATCCCTAAAGGTCGTGTTATTGGCTTATCTAAAATACCTCGCATTGCTGAAATGTGTTGCAAACGATTGCAATTACAAGAGAAAATTGGAGAAGATATCGGTGAAGTTATTTCACTGGCTACAGGGTCAGAGGATGTTATTGTTCATATTACATCTTCTCATAGTTGTATGAGTGCAAGAGGGATTAAATCTACAGATAGCCAGACTACTACATTAGCTACAAAGGGTGTATTTAACGAAGATAATATGATTCACCGGTTTATGTTGATGAAACAGTCATAG
- a CDS encoding 4Fe-4S cluster-binding domain-containing protein: MNVIEIFASIDGEGSRQGLLTTFLRLHDCNIRCSYCDTTYSYGIDSTFTDMTVREVADAIESLGNHRITITGGEPLLQEAAVVELIDELNRRKSAKLEDKPCTDIKSTTGNNVSEDIQDVLDSESPYDFNIETNGTIIPSFHRENVWFTYDYKTPSSLAEESMNLDIFKVSRDQDLIKFVVGSVEDLDCMRHMINHYPTKAQIYVSPVWGKIEAAAIIDYMKEHNLQNVRFQLQIHKFVWDPDAKGV, encoded by the coding sequence ATGAACGTGATTGAAATCTTCGCTTCTATTGATGGTGAAGGAAGTCGACAAGGGCTATTAACCACATTCTTACGCCTTCATGATTGCAATATACGTTGTTCATATTGTGATACTACCTATAGTTATGGTATTGATAGTACTTTCACAGACATGACCGTCCGAGAGGTGGCTGATGCTATTGAAAGTTTAGGAAATCATCGAATCACCATTACAGGTGGTGAGCCACTATTACAAGAAGCTGCTGTAGTAGAGCTAATCGATGAATTAAATCGTCGTAAATCTGCTAAATTAGAGGATAAACCGTGTACTGATATAAAATCGACTACGGGAAATAACGTATCTGAAGATATTCAGGACGTATTAGATAGTGAAAGTCCTTACGATTTCAATATTGAAACAAATGGTACGATTATACCGAGCTTTCACCGAGAAAATGTGTGGTTTACCTACGATTATAAAACACCATCCTCTTTAGCTGAGGAATCTATGAATTTAGATATATTCAAAGTTTCTAGGGATCAGGATTTAATTAAATTTGTAGTAGGTTCCGTAGAGGATTTAGACTGTATGCGTCATATGATTAATCATTATCCTACAAAGGCTCAAATTTATGTATCGCCAGTGTGGGGGAAGATTGAGGCAGCTGCCATTATTGATTATATGAAAGAGCATAATCTACAAAATGTACGATTCCAATTACAGATTCATAAATTTGTATGGGATCCTGATGCGAAAGGTGTATAG
- the queD gene encoding 6-carboxytetrahydropterin synthase QueD, giving the protein MFTVTKRLEVSASHQLKLDYPSKCQNLHGHNWIITVHARSEELDHNGMVIDFTIIKEKIHGRLDHRHINDVLGDINPTAENMAKWIADELGPKCFKVEVQESEGNTAIYERD; this is encoded by the coding sequence ATGTTTACAGTTACAAAACGATTAGAGGTGAGTGCGTCTCACCAATTGAAATTAGATTATCCAAGTAAATGTCAAAATCTTCATGGGCATAATTGGATTATTACGGTTCATGCTCGTTCTGAAGAGTTAGACCATAATGGCATGGTTATTGACTTTACCATTATTAAAGAAAAAATACATGGCCGCTTAGATCATCGCCATATCAATGATGTATTAGGCGATATCAATCCTACTGCTGAAAACATGGCAAAATGGATTGCCGATGAGTTGGGCCCTAAATGTTTCAAGGTAGAGGTTCAAGAGTCTGAAGGGAACACAGCTATTTATGAACGTGATTGA
- the rpoD gene encoding RNA polymerase sigma factor RpoD, with product MAKKVQKSQIEEIVEQLLEKGRKTGVLTQSEISDALHEQTDLTAEQLDDIYTTFGKLNIEVVADIDGEDADANPIEPEEEDEEDTSSEKNISIDLSVDSGVNIDDPVRMYLKEIGRVPLLSADEEIVLAKQIEAGAAEDATYKDIQLAKKAKKKLVDANLRLVVSIAKRYVGRGMLFLDLIQEGNLGLIKAVDKFDYTKGYKFSTYATWWIRQAITRAIADQARTIRIPVHMVETINKLIRISRQLLQDKGREPLPEEIAEGMGITVERVREIQKIAQEPVSLETPIGEEEDSHLGDFIEDQDAIAPDDAASYILLQEQIEDVFTCLTDREQQVLILRFGLKDGKPRTLEEVGQHFNVTRERIRQIEGKALTKLRNRGKRDKIKDFL from the coding sequence GTGGCTAAGAAAGTACAAAAAAGTCAAATAGAGGAGATTGTTGAACAACTTCTTGAAAAAGGCCGGAAAACCGGTGTGTTGACACAATCAGAGATTTCAGATGCTCTTCATGAGCAGACTGATCTTACTGCAGAACAATTAGATGATATTTATACTACATTTGGTAAATTAAACATTGAAGTAGTAGCTGATATCGACGGTGAGGACGCTGATGCTAATCCAATAGAGCCAGAAGAAGAGGATGAAGAAGATACTTCTAGCGAAAAGAATATCTCCATCGATTTAAGTGTAGACTCTGGCGTTAACATTGACGATCCTGTACGTATGTACCTCAAGGAGATCGGTCGTGTCCCATTGCTTTCCGCTGATGAGGAAATTGTTTTAGCTAAGCAAATTGAAGCAGGCGCAGCAGAAGATGCTACATATAAAGATATTCAACTTGCCAAAAAGGCTAAGAAAAAATTGGTAGATGCGAACTTGCGCCTCGTTGTAAGTATTGCAAAACGCTATGTAGGTCGTGGGATGTTGTTCTTGGACTTGATTCAAGAAGGTAACTTGGGCCTTATTAAAGCTGTAGATAAGTTCGATTATACAAAGGGTTATAAATTCTCCACATATGCTACATGGTGGATTCGTCAAGCGATTACTCGCGCTATTGCGGACCAAGCTCGTACAATTCGTATTCCAGTACATATGGTAGAAACAATCAATAAACTGATTCGTATTTCCCGACAATTGTTGCAAGATAAAGGTCGTGAACCATTACCAGAGGAAATTGCAGAAGGTATGGGTATTACGGTAGAGCGTGTGCGTGAAATTCAAAAAATCGCACAAGAACCAGTATCATTGGAAACTCCAATTGGTGAAGAGGAAGACTCTCACTTGGGAGACTTCATTGAAGACCAAGATGCTATTGCTCCAGATGATGCAGCTAGCTACATCTTATTGCAAGAACAAATTGAAGATGTATTTACATGCTTAACGGACCGTGAGCAACAAGTATTGATCTTGCGCTTTGGTTTGAAAGATGGTAAACCGCGTACATTGGAAGAAGTAGGTCAACATTTCAATGTAACTCGTGAACGTATCCGTCAAATCGAAGGTAAGGCGCTTACTAAATTGCGCAATCGTGGTAAACGCGATAAAATTAAAGACTTCTTATAA
- the dnaG gene encoding DNA primase, which yields MSRYFENELIEQIKDANDIVSVISEHVALKKRGKNYWGCCPFHNEKTPSFSVAPEKGFYYCFGCHASGNVIKFLMELEHLSFVEVLEHLANRANIPLPEAKLSPEQRARDERRKKLYEASELAATFFHNCLTQTSIGKVGLDYLKKRGLTKETIEKFKLGFAPDGWDKLYRAFHERGIDDSILLELNLVRKNQKGQFYDFFRNRIMFPIMDGKGRVVAFGGRVMDDSTPKYLNSPESAIFEKGKLLFAFDKAYKSIRQERQAILVEGYMDVISAHNHGVTNVVASLGTAYTRDHGHILMRQADEIVLAYDMDGAGRQAAARAIELLQNTDFKVRVLAMPDGKDPDDYLRNHGGQAFKDLVAKAVKPLDYLLSESLIKHDTNDTEGKQAVMADVFPYIANIDSQTQRDDALKTLALPLWLDNSSIFRYFRDYVKKGQIELVDTASAPLPTQDLPKGDAEKLLSLAFTDGEVLQHMMSYLPLEDFEKIEYRGIIEKIFTLFKEEGRLDDTAIQSVLSPSEYDIYSRLVVMSDDEYKVQVPGLIRKIRLHSLREQYKAHSIMADQLKRAGDSTFISELHKCQEIQNLIREWSK from the coding sequence ATGAGCCGATATTTTGAAAATGAATTGATTGAACAAATCAAAGATGCAAATGATATTGTATCTGTAATATCTGAGCATGTAGCCTTAAAGAAACGGGGCAAGAACTATTGGGGTTGTTGTCCATTTCATAATGAAAAGACGCCGTCCTTTAGTGTTGCCCCTGAAAAGGGCTTTTATTATTGTTTTGGCTGTCATGCATCGGGGAATGTCATTAAATTCCTTATGGAACTTGAGCATTTAAGCTTTGTTGAGGTCTTAGAGCACCTTGCTAATCGCGCTAATATTCCATTGCCAGAGGCAAAGCTTTCACCAGAACAACGAGCTCGAGATGAACGACGGAAAAAACTATATGAAGCGTCAGAACTAGCGGCTACATTTTTTCATAATTGCCTTACTCAAACATCGATTGGTAAGGTTGGCCTTGATTACTTAAAAAAACGGGGCCTTACAAAAGAGACGATTGAGAAATTTAAATTAGGCTTTGCTCCAGATGGTTGGGATAAGTTGTATCGTGCCTTTCACGAACGCGGTATCGATGATTCGATTCTCTTGGAGCTAAATCTAGTTCGTAAAAATCAAAAGGGGCAGTTTTACGATTTCTTTAGAAACCGTATTATGTTCCCTATCATGGATGGTAAAGGTCGTGTAGTTGCCTTTGGTGGTCGTGTTATGGATGATAGCACGCCAAAATATTTAAACTCACCAGAATCAGCCATCTTTGAAAAGGGAAAACTATTATTTGCCTTTGATAAGGCTTATAAATCTATTCGTCAAGAGCGACAGGCTATCCTTGTGGAAGGGTATATGGACGTTATATCTGCTCATAACCATGGTGTTACTAATGTAGTAGCATCCTTGGGGACGGCTTATACACGAGATCATGGTCATATCTTAATGAGACAGGCTGATGAAATTGTACTGGCCTATGATATGGATGGAGCAGGTCGTCAAGCAGCAGCTAGGGCTATAGAATTATTACAAAATACGGACTTTAAGGTACGTGTTCTGGCTATGCCAGATGGTAAGGATCCCGATGATTATTTACGTAATCATGGAGGACAAGCATTCAAAGATTTAGTGGCTAAAGCGGTTAAGCCTCTTGATTATTTATTAAGTGAGTCCTTAATTAAACACGACACAAATGATACGGAAGGGAAGCAAGCTGTTATGGCTGATGTATTCCCCTATATTGCTAATATAGATAGTCAAACACAACGAGATGATGCTCTAAAGACATTGGCATTACCACTATGGCTTGATAATAGTAGTATTTTTAGATATTTCCGAGACTATGTAAAAAAAGGACAAATTGAATTGGTTGATACTGCGTCTGCACCGTTGCCAACACAGGATTTACCTAAAGGTGATGCAGAAAAATTATTGTCCTTAGCCTTTACAGATGGTGAAGTGTTACAACATATGATGAGCTATTTGCCATTAGAAGACTTTGAAAAAATTGAATATCGCGGTATAATAGAAAAGATATTCACCTTATTTAAAGAAGAAGGTCGTCTAGATGATACTGCCATTCAATCTGTTTTATCCCCATCGGAGTATGATATTTACTCTAGATTGGTTGTTATGAGTGACGATGAATATAAGGTGCAAGTGCCTGGATTAATCCGCAAGATAAGGCTTCATTCATTGCGTGAACAGTATAAAGCGCATTCAATTATGGCGGATCAACTAAAACGGGCAGGAGATTCGACATTTATTAGCGAATTACATAAGTGTCAGGAAATACAGAACTTAATTAGAGAATGGTCTAAGTAA